One genomic region from Apodemus sylvaticus chromosome 1, mApoSyl1.1, whole genome shotgun sequence encodes:
- the LOC127673912 gene encoding zinc finger protein 580 gives MLLLPPRPPHPRSSSPEVMDPPPPKTPPFPKAEGPSPTSSSVAGPRPPRLGRHLLIDANGVPYTYTVQLEEEPRGPPQREATPGEPGPRKGYSCPECARVFASPLRLQSHRVSHSDLKPFTCGACGKAFKRSSHLSRHRATHRARAGPPHTCPLCPRRFQDAAELAQHVRLH, from the coding sequence atgctgctgctgccgccgcggCCGCCCCACCCTCGGTCCTCCTCTCCGGAGGTCATGGACCCGCCGCCTCCCAAGACTCCCCCCTTTCCCAAGGCGGaaggcccctcccccacttcttccTCGGTGGCGGGGCCGCGGCCACCGCGGCTGGGCCGCCATCTGCTCATCGACGCCAACGGGGTCCCCTACACGTACACGGTGCAGCTGGAGGAGGAACCTCGGGGCCCGCCGCAGCGCGAGGCGACCCCGGGAGAGCCAGGTCCTCGCAAGGGCTACAGCTGCCCAGAGTGCGCTCGTGTCTTTGCCAGCCCTCTGCGGCTGCAGAGCCACCGTGTGTCGCACTCGGACCTCAAGCCCTTTACTTGTGGTGCTTGTGGCAAAGCTTTCAAGCGCTCCAGCCACCTGTCGCGGCACCGCGCCACCCACCGTGCGCGCGCTGGTCCACCTCACACCTGCCCGCTCTGTCCACGCCGCTTCCAGGACGCCGCGGAGCTGGCGCAGCACGTGCGCCTGCACTGA